TTCACTTTCTAAAATTGTTCTTTCTTTATCAGTCGTGTGTGCTTTTGATGCCACTCCTTGTAGTACTGTGGAGGTATGGTTACCATTGGTTATGATACCAAGTgagttttattttgttgtttattttccATCATGGACAAAATCAACTTACGGACATCTATAAAAACATGAATGACCTGTAGCAACTGGGGATAAACTTTTATGCATGTAGTTTCCTGGTAGCTCACTAACAATGTCTTCCCAAACTGTAGCTGTTTTATCCCCACAAAGAATATCACAGATTTTGCTCTTTATCTTTTAGACTTAAAATAATGAGTAACAATGGGAGTTCAAGAGTTCAGATGAGTAATTTCTGGCACTTTTGTTATGAAACATGAAAAGGTTGTATTCATGATGCTCCAGAAATAAGGCATTGCTATTAAAAGCACCAGAGATAGATAATGGGGCAGTGACTGGGAACCAAATACATAGTTATGTGCTTTTTCATCCAGAAGAAATGTCAGGTGTGAGCCCTGCAGGAAAAGTAAAGTGCAGTACCAAAAGGACTTTACTGTACATGTTTGACCCTTGCATGTAATCAGGAAATAATGGGTGTGGTATTTGCAGTGCTATAGAAACCAATATGATAACTGAGATAAAGATCAGCTGTCTTGCATCTTCTGACATGATATTCAGGTAAATAAAAAAGTATTTTTGGTGCTGTCCTGCAACAGATTCTTCTAGTTTTCCAGTTCAAGTGTTGTTGCCTATGAAAACTTATTACAGATGGAGTTGTCAACTATTTAAGGATTGATGTTTAATAATGTTATTAATAATAAATGATTTGCAATCACTATTGGCCAGGGTCAGGAGAAAACTTGCCCTGTCCATTGTAAAGAGCTTTGTATCAGAGGAGCAGTCAGGGTCTCAATTTACCAATTCAGTTGAAAAGTACACTTCCAATACAGTGCTGCTCCTTCAAATCAGCACGGAAGTACAAGTCCAGGGTTTGTGCTTTGGGCTTTGGAGTGGAACAAAGCTGATGAGAATCATTTTACCAAACTGTGGTAAAATCATTCATACCAATTTGAAAACTTCAAGGTCTTGACGGGAAATTTTAACTGTATTCTGTTTCCATTTCACAGCAAAAAGTCCACATGAAGAGACTCAAGAGAATAAGACAGCAGTTATAAGTGCAAACGTTAACTTCAGCTGTACAACACAATTagaaaatattcaacaggttaTCTGGAAAAAGCTAAGAGGTCAATCTGAGGAAAATATCAAATTTAATGTAAAACTCAATGCATTTGAGAAACATGTTAAAAGAGCTTCTTTTATATCAACAAATGAGTCAGTGTACACAATAGAACTATCTGGAATAAAGCTTGAAGATGAAGGATGTTATCAATGTCTCTTTAATACATCTGAAATTGATTCAAGCTCTGGCAAGACCTGCCTCACTGTAACTGGTAAGTATAATACATTAATGAGCAGAAAGATGAAACAAAGATGTGGACAACATTTCTGTCAATGAGTTATTAGATTTTTGAACAATACTGAAAACACTTAGCAGATGGGGTAATAACTATGGAGGGAGAAAATGAGTCTTCATTTCAGTCAAAGACCTGGGCAAATTAATTACCTATAGTAAATTTGCAAAAAGGTCAGAGGTAGTAATTCATCCCAGTCTGTATCatttaaacaaacaaaactgAGGATTATTGGAGTTATACTTTAAAACTTCTAAAATACTTTAAAGTTTCTAAAATTCATTTCACTGAAGTTAATGGAAGTAAATTTTACCCAAGGGAGAATTACGTGCCTAGAGAAGTGCTCCAAAAGTCAACAATTTGACAATTCTGAAATCACACAGGTTTAGTCTCCAGCTCATCAGCTAATACTTGCCAAGCTCCCTACAAGTCCGCCTTCCAACCCCTCCTGCAAAGACTTTGAGTTTCCCACTTCCTTCCCACTCACCAGGACCCTGACCTTGGTATCTTTGTCAGCCATAGGTGTGGCACGGGAGGATAGTTAatattgtgcctttatttaagaagagcAGCAGGGACACTTCAGCAAACTGCAGGCAAGTGAGTCTTGCAtaagtggtgggaaagttattggaagggattTTCAGAGGAAGAGTTTATTAGCATTTGGAAGGATGAGGACTGATTAGCAGAATCACATCTCACAAATTAAATAGTTTTTTATTGAAGATGTAACCAAGAGACACGTGAGCACAGCAGTAGATGTTTTCTGCATGGACATTATAGCAAAGTCTTCCACATGGTAGACTGTGACAGCAGGTTAGAACACATGGATTCAGAGTGAGAAGGTTCAATagatgaggaagcagagagtgatagTGTAGGGTTGCTTTTCCAGATGGGAGGCCTGTGATCTgtagtgtgctgcagggatcattgCTGGATCCTCTGTTGTTTGTAACATAATGATTTGGATGCGAATGTAGGTAGCGTGATtgagtaagtttgtagatggcgAAAAAAAATGGTGGAGTCATTGATACTGAAGAAGGTGAAACTACAACAGGATAGAGATCAACTGAGAaagggaatggcagatggaatttaacttggacacagagattgtgcagatggtggaaatagttccctgaaaatgggaatacaagtagacagggtagtgaagaaggcatatggcatgcttagaTTCATTGGCTGAGGCACTGAGTAGGGATGTTGGCACTTCAGGTGTCAGTTGTACAAAAGTTTGCTTagtctgcacttggaatattatgtgcggTTCTGGTCAGCgtgctacaggaaagatacgattAAAACAGAggctgcagaaaagattcacaattaTGTTGCCTGGAGTGGAGAACTTGAGTTAGCAGAAGGAATTGGATACACTGGGTCTGTTTCCCCTAGACTGTAGCAAGCTGGGAGGAGACATGATTAGAGGTATGtagaattatgagaggcataaatagcaTAGATAGCAATgtctgtttcctgtggtggaaatGACTAAAATCAGAAGCGTAGATTTAAGGTGACCAAGAGAaggtttaaaagggatctgaggagcACATTTTTCACACCCAGAATAGTTGGTAAATGGAATAAGCTGTCAGAGGAGGtgatgaaatatatatatatgaggcATCTTGACAGGTACTTAAATgagccagggagagagagatatggaattcatgcaggcaaatggaatgaCTATAAATAGACATGATGGTGAGAATACATGTggtagactgaagggcctgtttctattctgtacAACTCTGACAATGACTCTGGTAGACAGGTTGTCTAAAGGCAGATGATGGTTAATAATGACCCATAAAGTATTCACTGTGGTTTATTAATAATGAAGATTATGGGATTAAAAAGCCACATATACAATTTAAAAATGCAGATATGTGTATATGGAACCATAAAATTACAAAAATGGTATTTACAATTTGAAAATTTACCAAAACTGCAGCAAATAGATCTCACATTTGAATCCTCCATATCTCAGATAAAAATCCTGTACTACCAGTTTGAGAGTGAGaagttaaaatcagatgtatcagtattacagtggagtaaagaggattacagaggcatgagagaggagcttgccaaaGCAGATTGGAAAGTGccactagcagagatgacagcagaacagcaatgggtggagtttctggaagcaattcagaagtcaCAGAATCaatacatctcaaagaagaagaagtattctaaagggaggatgaggcaactgtggctgtcaagggaagtgGATGACAgcataagagcaaaagagagggtgtaTAATACAGCAAagcttagtgggaagttagagaattgggaaggttttaaacaccaactgaaggcaactataaggagagaaaagttAATATATTAAGGTAAGCCGGCCAAAAAtataaaaaaggataccaaaagattttttttcacatatgtaaagagtaaaagagaggcaagaatgaatatcagactgctggaaaaagaTTCCTGAGATGTAGTCATGGAAGAgaaaaaattgcagatgaactTAAAAAGTATTTTGTTCACCGTGGAAAACTCCAGCAGTACGCCAACAATTTGAGAGCATCAGAGGGCAGATGTCAGTATGGTTGCTCTTACCAAGGAGAAGCAAGTTGCTCTTACTGAGAAGCTGAAACGTTTGAAAGTAGATAAGACAGcttgaccagatggactacaccccagggttctgaaaatggtacctgaagagattgtggtggcatttttaatgacctttcaagaatggTTAGATTCTAGAATGTttccggaggactagaaaatcacaaaccatagaaactacagcacagaaacaggccccttggcacttcttggctgtgccgaaccattttctgcctagtcccactgacctgcacaaggaccgtatccctccatacacctcccatccatgtatctgtccaatttattcttaaatgttaaaaaagaacccgcatttaccacctcgtctggcagctcattccatactcccaccactctctgtgtgaagaagcccccccaatgttccctttaaacttttctcccctcacccttaacccatgttctctggtttttttctccccttgcctcagtggaaaaagcctgcttgcattcactccatctatacccatcataattttatatacctctatcaaatctcccctcattcttctacgctccagggaataaagtcctaacctatttaatctttctctgtaactgagtttctgaagtcccagcaacatccttgtaaaccttctctgcactctttcaaccttatttatatccttcctgtaatttggtgaccaaaactgaacacaatactccagattcggcctcaccaatgctcaacctcaacataacattccagctcttatactcaatacttcgattaataaaggccaatgtaccaaaagctctctttacgaccctatctacctgtgacgacacttgtagggaattttgtatctgtattcccagatccctctgttccgtgccttaccattaaccctgtatgttctaccttggtttgtctttccaacgtgcaatacctcacacttgtcagtattaaactccatctgccatttttcagcccatttttccagctggtccaagtccctctgcaggctctgaaaaccttcctaactgtctactacacctccaatctttgtatcatcagcaaacttgctgttccaatttaccacattatcatccagatcattgatatagatgacaaataacaatggacccagcactgatccctgtggcacaccactagtcacaggcctccactcagagaagcaattctctaccaccactctttggcttcttccatcgagccaatgtctaatccaatttaccacctctccatgtatacctagcgactgaattttcctaactaacctcccatgcgggaccttgtcaaaggccttactgaagtccatgtagacaatatccactgccttcccttcatccactttcctggtaacctcctcgaaaaactccaacagattggtcaaacatgacctaccacgcacaaagccatgttgactctccctaataagcccctgtctatccaaatgcttgtagattctgtctcttagtactccctccaataacttacctactactgacgttaaactcaccgacctataatttcccggattacttttcgatccttttttaaacaatggaacaacatgagccactctccaatcctccggcacttcacccgtagacagcaacattttaaatatttctgccagggcccccgtaatttcaacactagtctccttcaaggtccgagggaacactctgtcaggtcccggggatttatccactttaattttcctcaagacagcaagcacctcctccttttcaatctgtacagtttccatggtctcactacttgattccctcaattccatagatttcatgccagcttccttagtaaatacagacgcaaaaaacctatttaagatctcccccatttcctttggttccgcacaaagccgaccactctgatcttcaagaggaccaattttatcccttacaatccttttgctcttaatatacttgtaaaagctctttggattatccttcactttgactgccaaggcaacctcatgtcttcttttagccctcctgatttctttattaagtattttcttgcacttcttatactcctcaagcacctgatttaccccctgtttcctatacatttcatacaactccctcttcttctttatcagagttgcaatatcccttgagaaccaaggttccttattcctattcaatttgcctttaatcctgacaggaacatacaaactctgcactctcaaaatttcccctttgaaggcttcccacctaccaatgacatctttgccagagaacaacctgtcccaatccacgctttttagatcctttctcatttcttcaaatttggccttcttccagttcagaacctcaaccccaggaccagatctatccttgtccatgatcaaattgaaactaatggtgttatgatcactggaaccaaagtgctcccctacacagacttctgtcacttgccctaattcgtttcctaacaggagatccaatattgcatcccctctagttggtccctctatatattgatttagaaaactttcctgaacatgttttacaaactctaaaccatctagacccctaacagtatgggagtcccaatcaatatatggaaaattaaaatcccctaccaccacaactttatgtttcctgcagttgcctgctatctctctgcagatttgctcttccaagtctcgttgactattgggtggtctgtaatacaatcccactaatgtggccatacctttcctatttctcagctccacccataaggactcagtagacaagccctctaatctgtcctgcctgggcactgctgtaatattttccctaacaagcaatgctactcccccacctttcatttctctgcctcgatcacatctgaaacatcggaaccctggaatattaagctgccagtcctgcccctcctgtagccaagtttcactaattgctacaacatcataattccacgtgtcaatccacgccctcaactcatccgccttccccgcaatactcctagcattgaaatatatacacctcagaagatttttaccaccactcacaacctttctatcagcggatttgcttaaactttcaacatcatttattttcacaagtgtctctctactctttaagaagggaggaaggcataaaaaaggaaattatagaccagttcgcCCTACATTAGTGGTTGTAAatatgttggaatccattattaaggagttACCTGGAGTACTTGGAGGAATATGGTAAAATAAgcataaggggaaatcttgcctgacaaacctgctgggattctttgaggaaataacagccaGGATAGgcgaaggagagtcagtggatgttgtttacttggattttcagaaggcttttgacaaggctgctaaacaagataggagtccatggcattatAGGAAAGGTAGAAGACTGATTGAAGgcagagtcagaataaagggtgCCTATATGTGTTGACTGCCTAGGACCagcagtgttccacaggagtctgtgttgggatagcttttcactttatatgtcaatgatttggagattgaaattgatgtTTTGCTAGctaagtttgcggacaatacaaagataggtggcagtactgctgaggaagcagggagtcagcagaaggacttggacggattaggagaattggcaaggaAGTGGAGGATTGATACAGTGTAGGAAAGAAtatagtcatgtactttggtagaaggaataaaagtgtggactattttccaaatggggagcaagttcagaattcagaggttcaaagggacttgggagaactCATGCAgtgttccctaaagattaacttgcaagctgagtcggtggtgaggaaggcaaatgcattgttagcattcatttcgggaGGACTGCAATATAaacgcaaggatgtaatgctaaggctttataaggcattggtcagactgcacttggagcattgtgtgcagttttgggccccttatctaagaaaagatgtgctggcattggagagggtccagaaaatattcacaaaaatgatcccaggaatgaaagaattaataTATGAGCAGAGTTTGATGACTCTAGGccagtattcactggagtttagaagaatgaggggctccctcattgaaacctactgaatattttaAGTCTTTGAACGAGTGGATGTTCCCTTGTGCgggagtctaggcccagagggcacagcctcaaaatagagggatgtccctttacaaCAACTGTGAGGAGGAAATGCTtttgccagaaggtggtgaatctgtggaattcattgctacagacggctgtggaggccaagtcgtttgatatatttaaagtggagattgataggttcttgagtagtaaggtcgtcaaaggttacaggtagaaggcaggagaacaggattgggaaggataataaatcagcaatgatggaatggtggagcagactcaatggaccgagtagcctaattctgttcctatctttcatggccttatggtcttaatcaaTCTATAGAGATTCCAATTGGAGAGAGTGTGGTACTGGATCTCTTATTAGAGAATGAGTCAGGGCAGGTGACTGAAATATGTATAGGCGAACACTTTGGATCTGGTGATCATAATTACATTAGTTTGAAGATAATCACATAGAAGGATAGGACTAGCCCTTGGTTTGAGATTTTAaatggagaaaagccaattttgatgccatcagaaaggacctggcaagtgtggattgggtcaggttgttttctggcaaagggatcTTCAGTAAATGGgggaccttcaaaagtgaaatactgagagtgcagagtttgtatgttccttgtAAGAATGAAAGGCAAGTCTAatgggtttagggaaccttggtttcaaaggatattgaggccctggttaagaagaagaagaagttttTGCACAGCAAGTATAGGCAGCAAGAAACAAATGAGATGCTTGAAGAGTATAatgaatgcaagagaacacttaaaaggaaaatcaggagggctaaaagaaggcattagcttgctctggcagacaatgtgaaggagaatcccaaggacttctacagatatattaagatcaAAAGGATAGCAATGGACCAAATTAGTCCACATGAGATCAGTGTGGTAATTTATACAAAAGAGATGGAGGGTGTAATAGATTTTCAATAGAGTTTTTGATTATTTATTCTCTTGGGAGATGGACGCAGAGACTGTAGAACTGAAGCAAAACATTACTGAATTCATAGACTGTATCCAAATTACAGAGAAGGacgtgcttgctgtcttgagggaaAATTATGGTAGgtaattcccagggcctgataagGTGTCCTCTTGGTCTATATGGGAggccagtgcagaaattgcagaggcccagcCAGAGATAGTTAAAGCATCCTTAGCCGCAGGTGAGGGGCTGGAGGTCTGGAgggctggaggatagctaatgttgtttcattgttcaagaaaggctcttgGAATaagcctggaaattataggctaatgAGCCTGACCTGAATAGTGGGTGAATTATAGGAAGGTATTGTAAGGGAATGGATATatgtgtaagtatttggatagccagggcctttgacaaagtctggCACAGAAGGCTGGTCCAGAAGTATCAGTTGCTtggcattagaccataagaccattagacatgagagtagaattaggccattcagcctatcgagtctacaCCGGCATTTCAAcacggctgatcccagatccaattcaatcccatacacctgccctctcaccatatcccttgatgccctgaccagtcaggaatctattaacttctgctttaaatatacccatgagtTGGCCtcaactgcagtctgtggcagagcattctacagactcaccactctggctgaaaaaatccctcctttcaggatgaagtagtaaattggattcaagatTGACTTTGCAGAAGACGCCAGGGTAGATGGTAGCCTTTCTGTTACTGGTCGTGTGCCAGAGATTAATGCTGGATCTGTTGTTCTTTgctaaatgatctggatgataaagtggcaaactggatcagcaaatttgtggataacatTAAGAATGTGAGCatagtggacagcaaagaaggTTATCAAAGCCTACAGTGAGATGTATAAAAGCTGTaaaaaaaatgggctaaaaatggcagatgaaattaatgCATTAAGTAGTGTCACATGTAAATAGGGTCATGAAGAGAGCTTCTGGCATGTTGGCTTTAATAAATgaaagtactgaatacaggagttggtatgttatgttgaagttgcatgagatgttggtgaggccaaatttggagtactgtgtgaagtttaggtcacctacctacaggaaagatatcaataagattgaaagagtacaaaaaaAATATTATGAGGATGCTACTGCGACTTAATGATCTGAGTTGCCTGTAGAGGTTGAATAGCTTAGTACCATACTTTATTCCCGGgactgtaggagaatgaaggaagatttgaaagaatatacaaaattatgagatttATAGATATggtaactgcaagcaggcttttttccactgaagatAAACAAGCCTGGAAGTAGGTTaaatgttaagggtgaaaggtgaaatatttaagtagCCATGAGGgaaaagttcttcactcagagggtgtagagagagagaaagagagagtgtgtgtgtgagtgaagcTTCCAGCTGAAGTagtggatttcaacatttaaaaatagTTTGGATAAGcatatgaatgggaggggtatggaggtctatggtccaggtgcaggtcattggaactaggcagaatgacAGTTTGGCACAgggttgatgggccaaatggtctgtttctatgctttagtgctctgtgactctatgactaagcTATGGAAATCCCTAATTGGATTAGTACAGAGGTAGTGTGAGCAATTCTGGGTGCCACACCTTGA
This genomic stretch from Mobula hypostoma chromosome 6, sMobHyp1.1, whole genome shotgun sequence harbors:
- the LOC134348049 gene encoding OX-2 membrane glycoprotein-like; the protein is MLSVFPDGSNIGKTCLNVLAKSPHEETQENKTAVISANVNFSCTTQLENIQQVIWKKLRGQSEENIKFNVKLNAFEKHVKRASFISTNESVYTIELSGIKLEDEGCYQCLFNTSEIDSSSGKTCLTVTADCSILYVGKLM